In Camelina sativa cultivar DH55 chromosome 13, Cs, whole genome shotgun sequence, the genomic window GTTAGCCAATGTATAAGGAATATAATTTCTGATACTTTCATATAAGTATATTAAGATAATCATTGGTACATATATTATAGATTCGCCTGCCTGGTgtttaatttctgaaaaaaaaacttaaaatatatgtgAGAGAAGAAGCCCTTCCCGAACACATGTACGAGGAAATAACGGTCGAATGATCACATTACATACTTctccaaatattatatatattttgaaatgcgATGACTAATTTTATCTAGGTACGATAACAATTCTAGTATATAAGTTGAGGACGTCACGATTTCAAATAtagtatataagtatataacccTCTTTTTTATAGTATATAACTTTGATGGCATCTATATTCACCGTTGGAGTCACGATGCAATTTATCTTTCGTGCATAGTTGATTGTATATTGATGGTTATACTTTGCGGTCTCGTGATTGTGCGTTTAAATACGATGAATAACGATAGAAGGATCTCTCACTTTTTAAACAAATGTTTTGTCTTTCAAAGGCCACATTACAACAGCACATgatgtaaaaacattttttttttcgaataaattttacatatatattattcatgaaaaaaaaagagattgtgTGTTTGTAGTTATTAAATTGCATACGATGAATAAcgataaaaaagaagataaaaaatattcaatatggCTAGTCCACCATAGCAATTATTTAATTCTGAAGTGAACAGATATTTTGATAACGCATGCCTTTACAGTTGACAAAAGAAAGCATACCCCTTAACAATTTGTAAATtacattaatatattaaaaaggtacatttttaatataatcacgatatattatatataaatgtatggtggataaaaatatcttaacttGAAACGATCAATGACGATGATTGACATTGATCATTTTGTGACTCAATGGGAGATAAAGTCTGGAAATAATTGTAACTTGTCAGAGAAAAACTAGAGAATGAGGTATACTGTATATAACacaataataaaatgtattatgtatatatagtagacaAAACGAGGAAGATTTGAGGcatcaaaagagaaagagacatgtCGACTGATGGCAAGTGGGTATGTAGCACTATGTAACAACACAAACGTCAAAACATGTGCGAAAGCGTTTTCTGGTTcgcttttctttttcaacaagCATCCCCACTTCACTTCACTTCGCAGTTCACACTCCTATCTTCAGTATCTCCTCCACTTGTTTCGTGTTtttcaatattaaattttaaatatcatgGGATAATACTATAATTGGCCTCCACTATCTTAAACGGGCTTCGTATGATTATGCCCGTGACAGCTTACCAGAAGAATCTCTGTATTTTGATTAAAACTAAGGTTTTCCTGATCACCTAATCCATAATTAGTCGAAACGTAAAGATTGGTTCTTCATATATTTAATTCCAGTAGTTAAATCAGGTCTCTGTGTTCTGAAAAGTATACCCAAACGGCCAaacctttcttttgtttcgGCATGAGACATGTCgtctataaaattaattttcgttttttggaaaaagataaaaatttacACTAAGAttctgtttttactttttacctcAAAAAAGTACTAAATCGACAGTGTAATTTGGCTTTGGAAAATTCGATTGGCATTCAAACCAACCCCGTACGTTGTACACCACTGTCTTGCTACGACGGTCTCAATGATCACGATTcgtaaatcataaatattagtACAATTAATGTTGAAACGTTACCATAAATATTAGTATAAAGCTAaaacgtttcttttttttttttggtcaaaaaagcTAAAACGTTTCTATAAGCTAGTTTCATTATGATGCCGACACAATCTATCTGTCTCCTTGTCCTGAACTGTTGCAATCTTTAATGCTTTAAAGTTTCACCCTATCTGTTGCAATTCAACTTCTGCTATATTTTGATACGAGTCAAACAAACGGCACGCATATCTTTTACTAGAATCTTTCACTTGATTCACGTTTCAACTCTTTTCCAACAACACTCTTTGTTTAATTGAATCCTCAGCACAAGAATCTATCTCCTCACTCACCATATTCTGCTATAGTTCTTTGATGAATCAAGAAACTATGAGCATCTCTTCTTCCAGCTAAATATAATGTGGTAATTAATGAGTGCTAATACCAAATCCAAAATTGAATGATAGGATATAATATGCAATCGATTAGATCCACCCACATTATAGGGTTTGTCGATAAGTGTGTGTGAACTGCATTTGTAGAACAATTTTACAAAgcacaaagtaaaatatttatttacaaacaaaaaaaaaagataagagaaatatacagaaaaagattctttttatttgcaCACATCAATTTTACATACAGGTATATCAAATCAATATGGCGAATGAGAGAGACagacagacagagagagagagagagagcatttACATATACACGACGTCATGTTCGTACGTCATTTCTCCGGCGAACAGTTACATTCCACcgtcacacatattaaaaaaaaaaaccgaaaaatatatttgtttagaaTATCTTTTCATTAACAGAACCGTCAAAACGAGATCAAATCAACCGTGGCGGATCTCGTCTTAGTCACCGGAGACTGAGGCAACCTCGCCGTGAAATTCGGAAAAGAACCGTCGTCATCAGAAGCTCTCACATCGTCCTCGAAATTGAGCGCGTAACTCAACGGATCATAACTAAAATCTCCAGGATAACTCTGGCTGTGATgtctctgatgatgatgatgacaattaTAACCACAATTGTTGCTACGACACGTAACCTTGATACGTGACTTCACGCGGCGGCACCGATCTCTCAACTCTAGCTCCTGCGCGGTGGATTTGAGCCATTCGTAAGGAGATCTCGGAGTTCttggtcctcctcctcctccgatcaTCATCGCCTCTGGCTCAACCACAGCGTTTGCTCCTAAACAACAGATGGGAGATCTCATTCTGTGATTAGTTCCTCTCGCCGTCGTTGATCTTGCGGTCGAGGGAGAGCTGCATTCGTTGTACATTCTTTGATCTTGAtaagaatattttcttgaggAGAAATTGtaaagaagaacagagaaaaattaaaaatggtttcttgaattagaaaaaataaaaggaaaagtgagagaaagagaatgagTCTGAGAGGAAA contains:
- the LOC104735122 gene encoding uncharacterized protein LOC104735122, which translates into the protein MYNECSSPSTARSTTARGTNHRMRSPICCLGANAVVEPEAMMIGGGGGPRTPRSPYEWLKSTAQELELRDRCRRVKSRIKVTCRSNNCGYNCHHHHQRHHSQSYPGDFSYDPLSYALNFEDDVRASDDDGSFPNFTARLPQSPVTKTRSATVDLISF